From the Bacteroidota bacterium genome, one window contains:
- a CDS encoding DNA alkylation repair protein, translated as MDNILNEIEYVFNENRNVDIAAGQKAYMKNRSEFFGIKSPERRELQKPFLAKNSLPLKKDLEQLVKSLWDKPQREFQYFAMELLFKYKKQFEEKDIELFEFMVVNKSWWDSIDFISPSLMGEYFKMYPGNRNEYVEKWLASGNIWLQRSAVLFQLKYKDGLDNELLTMIIEKLQGSREFFINKAIGWILREYGKVNSHWVVEFCDKTELAPLSRKEALRIIIKK; from the coding sequence ATGGACAACATATTAAATGAAATAGAATATGTTTTTAACGAAAACAGAAATGTTGATATTGCCGCAGGACAAAAAGCATATATGAAAAACAGATCCGAATTTTTCGGTATAAAATCACCGGAGAGAAGAGAGCTGCAAAAGCCATTTTTAGCAAAAAATAGCCTCCCTCTCAAGAAGGATTTAGAACAATTAGTTAAATCTCTTTGGGATAAACCTCAACGCGAATTTCAATATTTCGCAATGGAATTACTCTTCAAGTATAAAAAACAATTTGAAGAGAAAGATATTGAGCTCTTTGAGTTTATGGTTGTCAATAAATCGTGGTGGGATTCAATCGATTTTATCTCTCCAAGTCTGATGGGCGAATACTTTAAAATGTATCCGGGTAATAGAAACGAATATGTAGAAAAATGGCTTGCTTCGGGTAACATCTGGCTGCAGAGATCGGCTGTATTGTTTCAGTTAAAGTATAAAGATGGATTAGACAACGAACTTTTGACTATGATAATAGAAAAACTTCAAGGGTCTCGGGAGTTTTTTATCAACAAAGCTATTGGATGGATACTCAGGGAATATGGAAAAGTAAATTCCCATTGGGTAGTAGAGTTCTGTGACAAAACAGAATTAGCCCCTTTAAGCAGGAAAGAGGCTTTGAGGATAATTATTAAGAAATAG
- a CDS encoding succinate dehydrogenase cytochrome b subunit, with translation MTGQKGLFKTSVARKNLMAITGLFTAFFLIIHLAGNLVLIIPDSYFPIEFWGNVASAHDMYNAYSHFLVHFWPITVIAWILYASIAIHAIDALLLTLNNRKAAGSKYVKFNNSGSTWQSRNMGILGSILLIFIILHMAQFWLQYKVLGTREDIYELVIETFHVWWYVVIYVVSITVLGFHLSHGIDAAFRSLGVYSTRGMKFAKCFAKFFAVILSVLYAIIPILVYFNVV, from the coding sequence ATGACAGGTCAAAAAGGACTATTTAAAACTTCGGTCGCCCGAAAAAACCTTATGGCGATCACGGGATTGTTCACGGCATTTTTCCTTATCATTCACTTGGCAGGAAACTTGGTCCTAATTATTCCGGATTCTTATTTTCCAATTGAGTTTTGGGGAAATGTGGCTAGTGCTCACGATATGTATAATGCATATTCACACTTTTTGGTGCACTTCTGGCCAATTACAGTAATAGCTTGGATTCTTTACGCTTCTATTGCAATACATGCAATCGATGCTTTGTTGTTGACATTGAACAACAGAAAAGCGGCTGGATCAAAGTATGTTAAATTCAATAACTCAGGCAGTACATGGCAGTCTAGAAACATGGGGATTTTAGGATCTATCCTATTAATCTTTATTATTCTGCACATGGCTCAATTCTGGTTACAGTACAAAGTACTTGGAACGAGAGAAGACATCTATGAGTTAGTTATTGAAACATTCCATGTTTGGTGGTACGTAGTTATTTACGTAGTATCAATCACAGTGTTAGGCTTTCACCTTTCGCACGGGATAGATGCTGCATTCCGTTCATTAGGAGTTTACAGTACCAGAGGAATGAAATTTGCTAAATGCTTTGCTAAGTTCTTTGCTGTGATACTTTCTGTATTATATGCAATAATTCCGATTTTAGTTTATTTCAACGTAGTTTAA
- a CDS encoding fumarate reductase/succinate dehydrogenase flavoprotein subunit, producing MALDAKIPEGPLKDKWSNYKAKTRIVNPANRKKIDLIVVGAGLSGGGAAASLAEMGYNVKVFFFQDTARRSHSVAAQGGVNAAKNYRNDGDNVYRMFYDTIKGGDFRSREANVHRMAECSVELIDHMVAQGVPFGREYSGYLNNRSFGGVLVSRTFYARGQTGQQLLLATYQAMMHQVKKGTLKQFNRHEMLDLVMIDGKARGIIARNLVTGEIERHAAHAVVLGTGGFGKIYYLSTLAMNSNGSATWRAHKKGAYFANPSWTQIHPTALPQAGDHQSKLTLMSESLRNDGRIWVPKNKDDDRLPGDIPAVDRDYYLERRYPAFGNLVPRDVASRAAKERMDAGYGVGSMKNAVYLDFKTAIERLGEDTIRERYGNLFTMYRKITGIDAYKEPMKISPAAHFSMGGLWVDYELQTTIPGLFAVGEANFADHGANRLGANSLLQASVDGNFVLPNTIPNYLADEIRTGPISTDHPEFAKAEKDVKDLVEKILSIKGDMPVDQIHRRLGKIMFKEVAMSRNEKGLKWAIEEIKKLKEEFWSNVAVPGDANGSNAELEKAGRLADYLEIAQLMALDALDRNESCGAHFREEFQSEEGEAVRKDDEYMYSAAWEWTGGEDWKLHKEELEFKDIKVVVRSYK from the coding sequence ATGGCTTTAGATGCTAAAATTCCAGAAGGGCCTTTAAAAGATAAGTGGAGTAATTACAAAGCTAAAACAAGAATTGTAAACCCTGCTAACCGTAAAAAGATTGATCTAATCGTTGTTGGTGCCGGACTTTCAGGTGGTGGAGCTGCTGCTTCGCTTGCCGAAATGGGCTACAACGTGAAGGTATTCTTTTTTCAGGATACGGCTCGTCGCTCGCATTCAGTTGCAGCGCAAGGTGGTGTGAATGCTGCCAAAAACTATCGCAATGATGGCGATAACGTTTATAGAATGTTCTACGATACCATAAAAGGTGGTGATTTCCGTTCGCGTGAAGCAAATGTACACCGTATGGCAGAATGTTCGGTAGAATTAATCGACCATATGGTTGCTCAGGGAGTACCATTCGGACGTGAGTACAGTGGATACTTAAACAACCGTTCTTTCGGTGGGGTTCTTGTATCGCGTACTTTCTATGCCCGTGGACAAACCGGACAACAATTATTGCTTGCTACTTATCAGGCAATGATGCACCAGGTAAAAAAGGGAACTCTTAAGCAGTTCAACCGTCACGAAATGCTTGATCTTGTAATGATCGACGGTAAAGCCCGTGGTATTATTGCACGTAACCTTGTTACCGGAGAAATTGAGCGTCATGCTGCTCATGCTGTAGTTCTTGGAACTGGCGGATTCGGTAAAATATATTACCTTTCTACATTAGCTATGAACTCAAACGGTTCTGCTACGTGGAGAGCACATAAAAAAGGAGCATATTTTGCAAACCCTTCATGGACACAAATTCACCCGACTGCATTGCCTCAGGCAGGAGATCACCAGTCAAAATTAACTTTGATGTCGGAATCTCTTCGTAATGACGGACGTATTTGGGTTCCAAAAAATAAAGATGACGACAGACTTCCGGGAGATATTCCTGCTGTAGACAGAGATTACTATTTGGAGCGAAGATACCCTGCATTTGGTAACCTTGTTCCCCGTGATGTTGCATCGCGCGCAGCGAAAGAGCGTATGGATGCCGGATATGGAGTTGGATCAATGAAAAATGCGGTTTATCTTGATTTTAAAACTGCCATTGAAAGATTAGGAGAAGATACAATTAGAGAGCGTTACGGTAACTTGTTTACAATGTACCGTAAAATTACCGGTATTGATGCTTATAAAGAGCCGATGAAGATTTCTCCTGCTGCTCACTTCTCTATGGGTGGACTTTGGGTAGATTACGAACTTCAAACTACTATACCGGGATTATTTGCAGTTGGAGAGGCAAACTTTGCCGATCACGGAGCAAACCGTTTGGGGGCAAACTCATTGTTACAGGCTTCTGTTGACGGTAACTTCGTGTTACCAAATACTATTCCTAACTATTTGGCCGATGAAATTCGTACAGGTCCTATATCTACTGATCATCCTGAATTTGCAAAGGCTGAAAAAGATGTTAAGGATCTGGTTGAAAAAATACTTAGTATTAAAGGAGATATGCCTGTTGACCAGATTCACCGTCGTTTAGGAAAGATTATGTTCAAAGAGGTAGCAATGTCTCGTAACGAAAAAGGATTGAAATGGGCTATTGAGGAAATCAAAAAGCTTAAAGAAGAATTCTGGAGTAATGTTGCTGTACCGGGTGATGCGAATGGATCAAATGCTGAATTAGAAAAAGCAGGACGTTTGGCCGACTACCTGGAAATTGCCCAGTTAATGGCTCTTGATGCACTTGACCGTAACGAAAGTTGTGGGGCTCACTTCCGCGAGGAATTCCAGAGCGAAGAAGGTGAAGCTGTTCGTAAAGATGATGAGTACATGTATTCTGCTGCCTGGGAATGGACAGGTGGAGAAGACTGGAAACTTCACAAAGAAGAGCTTGAGTTCAAGGACATTAAAGTAGTTGTTCGTTCTTACAAGTAA